A single genomic interval of Agromyces cerinus harbors:
- a CDS encoding alpha-L-fucosidase: MRQDWFDTARFGLFVHFGAYSGAARHEWVQTYERLTDAEYLPYVEHFEPDRFDAAAIAATAVATGMGYTVLTTKHHDGFCLWYSELTDFTAPAFCGRDLVAEHVEATRAAGLKVGLYYSLIDWHHPDFTVDWNHPRRDDPEAHALNDGRSMERYREYLHGQVRELLTRYGTIDYLFFDFTYPETKEGWAGKGPEDWDAAGLLALCRELQPDMLVNDRLGVPGDFVTPEQYQPTKPLVQGGEPVVWEACQTTNGSWGYHRDNVDFKSAPLLIRMLADSVSMDGNMLLNVGPDGRGAIPPVDRSLLGEIGDWMELHRDAIVGAGHAPYTPPREGVYTLRGDRLYLHLFSWPLGFVHLPGLAGRVSYARFLHDGSWLRTSATDPDQVANVMRPAGEEAGTLTVSLPIRQPDVAVPVIELTLA, from the coding sequence ATGCGACAGGACTGGTTCGACACCGCCCGATTCGGGCTCTTCGTGCACTTCGGCGCCTACAGCGGCGCCGCCCGTCACGAATGGGTGCAGACCTACGAGCGACTGACCGACGCGGAGTACCTACCCTACGTGGAGCACTTCGAACCCGACCGGTTCGACGCCGCGGCGATCGCCGCGACGGCCGTCGCGACCGGCATGGGCTACACCGTGCTGACGACGAAGCACCACGACGGCTTCTGCCTGTGGTATTCCGAGCTGACCGACTTCACCGCGCCCGCGTTCTGCGGCCGGGACCTCGTGGCCGAGCACGTCGAGGCGACGCGCGCCGCCGGGCTGAAGGTCGGGCTGTACTACTCGCTGATCGACTGGCACCACCCCGACTTCACCGTCGACTGGAACCACCCGCGACGCGACGACCCCGAGGCGCACGCGCTGAACGACGGCCGCTCGATGGAGCGCTATCGCGAGTACCTGCACGGGCAGGTGCGCGAACTCCTCACCCGCTACGGCACGATCGACTACCTCTTCTTCGACTTCACCTACCCCGAGACGAAGGAGGGCTGGGCGGGCAAGGGGCCCGAGGACTGGGACGCGGCGGGCCTGCTCGCACTGTGCCGTGAACTCCAGCCCGACATGCTCGTGAACGACCGGCTCGGCGTGCCGGGCGACTTCGTGACACCCGAGCAGTACCAGCCGACGAAGCCGCTCGTGCAGGGCGGCGAGCCCGTCGTGTGGGAGGCGTGCCAGACCACGAACGGCTCTTGGGGCTACCATCGCGACAACGTCGACTTCAAGAGCGCGCCGCTGCTCATCCGCATGCTCGCGGACTCGGTCTCGATGGACGGCAACATGCTGCTGAACGTCGGCCCCGACGGGCGCGGCGCGATTCCTCCCGTCGACCGGAGCCTGCTCGGCGAGATCGGCGACTGGATGGAGCTGCACCGCGACGCGATCGTCGGGGCCGGGCACGCCCCGTACACGCCCCCGCGAGAGGGCGTCTACACGCTCCGCGGCGATCGGCTCTACCTGCACCTGTTCAGCTGGCCGCTCGGCTTCGTGCACCTGCCGGGCCTCGCCGGCAGGGTCTCGTACGCGCGCTTCCTGCACGACGGCTCGTGGCTCCGCACGAGCGCGACCGACCCCGACCAGGTCGCGAACGTCATGCGCCCGGCGGGGGAGGAGGCGGGCACGCTCACGGTGTCGTTGCCGATCAGGCAGCCGGATGTCGCGGTGCCCGTGATCGAGCTGACGCTGGCCTGA
- a CDS encoding ROK family transcriptional regulator gives MSPSTPQTPPSPQQHARQIVELVARGEASSRSDLSRILGLAPSTISLRVAELTELGVLHEEGVGVSSGGRRPRILRLRGDRGSILVADLGGGHARIGRVDLSGALLATATIPVDVSEGPEATLGAIAAAMRGLATEVDPEFRGIRGVGVALPGPVDVGTGVVDQPSRMPGWPGFRVRDWLSSEFGVPAAVDNDANLMALGEHRAQFGATRHSVTVKAGTAIGSGIIVDGVLHRGATWAAGDVTHTRIDAADDRPCSCGNTGCLETIASGASLVRQMNERGVPVRTAAEVLALARDADPVATTLVRTAGTYLGQVLSTVVNFFNPDALFLTGSMSSSEPFIAAVRSRIYEGCHPLVTQRLRIEAASTGPNAGLLGAARLVLDELTFTADEAAPAAR, from the coding sequence ATGTCACCGTCGACGCCGCAGACGCCCCCGTCTCCGCAGCAGCACGCCCGCCAGATCGTCGAACTCGTCGCACGCGGTGAAGCGAGTTCGCGCAGCGATCTCTCGCGGATCCTCGGGCTCGCCCCGTCGACCATCTCGCTCCGCGTCGCGGAGCTCACCGAGCTCGGCGTGCTCCACGAAGAGGGCGTCGGCGTCTCGAGCGGCGGCCGCCGGCCCCGCATCCTGCGACTCCGCGGCGATCGGGGCAGCATCCTCGTCGCCGACCTCGGCGGCGGCCATGCGCGCATCGGCCGCGTCGACCTGAGCGGCGCCCTGCTCGCCACCGCCACGATCCCCGTCGACGTGAGCGAGGGCCCCGAGGCGACTCTCGGTGCGATCGCGGCCGCGATGCGCGGACTCGCGACCGAGGTCGACCCCGAGTTCCGCGGCATCCGGGGCGTCGGCGTGGCCCTGCCCGGCCCAGTCGACGTCGGCACGGGTGTGGTCGACCAGCCGTCTCGCATGCCGGGTTGGCCAGGATTCCGCGTGCGCGACTGGCTCAGCAGCGAGTTCGGCGTACCCGCCGCCGTCGACAACGACGCCAACCTCATGGCGCTCGGCGAGCACCGCGCGCAGTTCGGCGCGACCCGTCACAGCGTGACCGTCAAGGCGGGCACCGCCATCGGCAGCGGCATCATCGTCGACGGCGTGCTGCACCGCGGCGCGACGTGGGCCGCCGGCGACGTCACGCACACCCGCATCGACGCCGCCGACGACCGTCCGTGCTCCTGCGGCAACACCGGATGCCTCGAGACCATCGCGAGCGGGGCGAGCCTCGTGCGGCAGATGAACGAACGCGGTGTCCCGGTGCGCACGGCCGCCGAGGTGCTCGCCCTCGCCCGGGATGCCGACCCGGTTGCCACGACGCTCGTGCGCACGGCCGGCACCTACCTCGGCCAGGTGCTCTCGACCGTCGTGAACTTCTTCAACCCCGACGCGCTCTTCCTCACCGGAAGCATGTCGTCCAGCGAGCCCTTCATCGCCGCGGTGCGGAGCCGCATCTACGAGGGCTGCCACCCGCTCGTGACGCAACGCCTGCGCATCGAAGCCGCCTCGACCGGGCCGAACGCGGGTCTGCTCGGCGCCGCACGGCTCGTGCTCGACGAGCTGACCTTCACCGCCGACGAAGCGGCGCCTGCGGCGCGCTGA
- a CDS encoding ABC transporter substrate-binding protein, which produces MKKIHVGAMAVATAAALVMTGCSTGGAEASSDTIVIDMWAGSQSDTDALNAQLAIAQEQNPDLKIELRTAPWGDFFTKLTTNMASGNMACVTGMNSGMLSSYTAGFAELTDADLKTAGLDPADFAPGSEEILSNKGTMYGLPFDIATMLVYYNQDMLDAAGAAAPQPGWTFDEFEATAKAATTDGKYGFAVGMGDFQWQALPIAKSGTQPVETDGTLDLTNPDFVDAATWYSGLVTDEKVAAPVASASDAGWGEAQYSGGNAAMAVDGTWNAVTYLDNDSGFNAGMTTLPTGDNGSLGLILGSGFGIAKDCENKEDALKVLGSLLSADAQDYIASSGRSYPARVSSQPLYFESIDEQHRDQVEAVFTKAFEQVEGQKVSDNWSKVGTYIQPQLVSVYNGQESMSNVLESAQQQFGE; this is translated from the coding sequence ATGAAGAAGATCCACGTCGGCGCGATGGCGGTCGCGACCGCCGCCGCACTCGTGATGACGGGTTGCAGCACCGGAGGCGCCGAGGCGTCCTCCGACACCATCGTCATCGACATGTGGGCGGGCAGCCAGTCCGACACCGATGCGCTGAACGCGCAGCTCGCGATCGCGCAGGAGCAGAACCCCGACCTGAAGATCGAACTCCGCACGGCGCCGTGGGGTGACTTCTTCACGAAGCTCACGACGAACATGGCCTCGGGCAACATGGCCTGCGTCACCGGGATGAACTCGGGCATGCTCTCGAGCTACACGGCCGGGTTCGCCGAGCTCACCGACGCCGACCTGAAGACCGCGGGGCTCGACCCGGCCGACTTCGCGCCGGGCAGCGAGGAGATCCTCTCGAACAAGGGCACCATGTACGGCCTGCCCTTCGACATCGCGACGATGCTCGTCTACTACAACCAGGACATGCTCGACGCCGCAGGCGCCGCCGCTCCGCAGCCCGGCTGGACCTTCGACGAGTTCGAGGCGACCGCGAAGGCCGCCACCACCGACGGCAAGTACGGCTTCGCCGTCGGCATGGGCGACTTCCAGTGGCAGGCACTGCCGATCGCCAAGTCGGGCACGCAGCCCGTCGAGACCGACGGCACGCTCGACCTCACCAACCCCGACTTCGTCGACGCGGCCACCTGGTACTCGGGTCTCGTCACCGACGAGAAGGTCGCCGCGCCCGTCGCGTCGGCATCGGACGCCGGCTGGGGCGAGGCCCAGTACTCGGGCGGGAACGCGGCCATGGCCGTCGACGGCACCTGGAACGCGGTCACCTACCTGGACAACGACTCCGGGTTCAACGCGGGCATGACCACACTGCCGACCGGCGACAACGGCTCGCTCGGCCTCATCCTCGGCTCCGGCTTCGGCATCGCGAAGGACTGCGAGAACAAGGAGGACGCCCTCAAGGTGCTCGGCTCGCTCCTCAGCGCCGACGCGCAGGACTACATCGCCTCCTCGGGTCGCAGCTACCCGGCGCGCGTGTCGTCGCAGCCGCTGTACTTCGAGTCGATCGACGAGCAGCACCGCGACCAGGTCGAGGCCGTCTTCACCAAGGCGTTCGAGCAGGTCGAGGGCCAGAAGGTCAGCGACAACTGGTCGAAGGTCGGCACGTACATCCAGCCGCAGCTGGTGAGCGTCTACAACGGCCAGGAATCCATGTCGAACGTGCTCGAGTCCGCTCAGCAGCAGTTCGGCGAATAA
- a CDS encoding carbohydrate ABC transporter permease — MSNTKQIPRRGTLARAESRQALGFVSPALAGLALFTVVPVVLSIVMGFFNWPTFGEKTFVGLDNYVKLFTQSPDFWPALRNTFVFALLYVPISVGLSLLLAISLSARIRGRGMLRVLFFIPVVTPMVANVLVWKMMLQPQGLFNGLSQTWFGVELPNFLADPQWAMIMVVMMSVWQGLGYNMLIFSAALEQLPESVVEAARIDGARGFRMLWSVTLPMISPSLFFASIMTMITALQVFVQPQLLTGGGPGNATQPLVQFIYNQGFKFQELGLAAAAAWILFAIIIILTALQFRAQKKWVHYEH; from the coding sequence ATGTCGAACACCAAGCAGATACCTCGTCGAGGGACGCTCGCCAGAGCTGAATCCCGTCAGGCGCTGGGCTTCGTCAGCCCGGCCCTGGCGGGGCTCGCCCTGTTCACGGTCGTCCCCGTCGTCCTGTCCATCGTCATGGGCTTCTTCAATTGGCCCACCTTCGGCGAGAAGACGTTCGTCGGGCTCGACAACTACGTCAAGCTCTTCACCCAGAGCCCCGACTTCTGGCCGGCGCTGCGCAACACCTTCGTCTTCGCCCTGCTCTACGTGCCGATCAGCGTCGGGCTGTCGCTGCTCCTCGCGATCTCGCTGAGTGCCCGCATCCGCGGCCGCGGCATGCTGCGCGTGCTCTTCTTCATCCCCGTCGTGACCCCCATGGTCGCGAACGTGCTCGTGTGGAAGATGATGCTGCAGCCGCAGGGTCTCTTCAACGGCCTCTCCCAGACCTGGTTCGGGGTCGAGTTGCCGAACTTCCTCGCCGATCCGCAGTGGGCCATGATCATGGTCGTCATGATGTCGGTCTGGCAGGGCCTCGGCTACAACATGCTGATCTTCTCGGCGGCGCTCGAGCAGCTGCCCGAGTCCGTCGTCGAGGCGGCGCGCATCGACGGCGCCCGCGGCTTCCGGATGCTCTGGAGCGTGACGCTCCCGATGATCTCGCCGTCGCTGTTCTTCGCGAGCATCATGACCATGATCACCGCGCTGCAGGTCTTCGTGCAGCCGCAGCTGCTCACCGGCGGCGGTCCGGGCAACGCGACCCAGCCGCTCGTGCAGTTCATCTACAACCAGGGCTTCAAGTTCCAGGAGCTCGGCCTCGCCGCAGCGGCCGCCTGGATCCTCTTCGCCATCATCATCATCCTGACCGCGCTGCAGTTCCGCGCGCAGAAGAAGTGGGTGCACTATGAGCATTGA
- a CDS encoding carbohydrate ABC transporter permease, producing the protein MSIDTLPAATAVFDAETDAPAGPDDRAGGREPLTKRGRVRLVFAHIAVYVAAAIFVSPIVYAFFSALKPNAEMFSMPPTLIGSEVRWSNFADVFAYGPFLTYIGNSFFVSITGTLVVLAVSTTAGYAFGRLRWKGRDAVFVIFLATLMVPQEVLVIPMFQVMQWFGWVDTYQSLILPFAFTAFGTFLMRQFFRGIPFELEEAARVDGAGPIRSFLQIILPLAKSAVAVLSVFTFLSFWNSYLWPLIVTVDYAAHGTLPVGLASFSGLQGTRWDLQMAAAIISMVPTTVLVIVLQKHLVKGIAMAGLGGR; encoded by the coding sequence ATGAGCATTGACACGCTCCCGGCCGCGACCGCGGTGTTCGATGCCGAGACCGATGCCCCCGCAGGGCCCGACGACCGAGCGGGCGGTCGCGAACCGCTCACGAAGCGCGGCCGCGTGCGGCTCGTCTTCGCCCACATCGCCGTGTACGTCGCCGCTGCGATCTTCGTCTCGCCGATCGTCTACGCCTTCTTCTCGGCGCTGAAGCCCAACGCCGAGATGTTCTCGATGCCTCCGACCCTCATCGGGTCGGAGGTGCGCTGGTCGAACTTCGCCGACGTCTTCGCGTACGGCCCGTTCCTCACCTACATCGGCAACTCGTTCTTCGTCTCGATCACCGGCACGCTCGTCGTGCTCGCCGTGTCGACGACGGCCGGGTACGCGTTCGGGCGCCTCCGCTGGAAGGGCCGCGACGCCGTCTTCGTGATCTTCCTCGCCACGCTCATGGTGCCGCAGGAGGTGCTCGTCATCCCGATGTTCCAGGTGATGCAGTGGTTCGGTTGGGTCGACACCTACCAGTCGCTCATCCTGCCCTTCGCGTTCACCGCGTTCGGCACCTTCCTCATGCGCCAGTTCTTCCGCGGCATCCCGTTCGAACTCGAGGAGGCGGCGCGCGTCGACGGGGCGGGCCCCATCCGCTCGTTCCTGCAGATCATCCTGCCGCTCGCGAAGTCGGCCGTCGCCGTGCTCTCGGTCTTCACGTTCCTCTCCTTCTGGAACAGCTACCTCTGGCCGCTCATCGTCACGGTCGACTACGCCGCCCACGGCACCCTGCCCGTCGGCCTCGCGTCGTTCTCGGGACTCCAGGGCACGCGCTGGGATCTCCAGATGGCAGCGGCGATCATCTCGATGGTGCCGACCACGGTGCTCGTGATCGTGCTGCAGAAGCACCTCGTGAAGGGCATCGCGATGGCCGGCCTGGGTGGCCGATAG
- a CDS encoding ROK family protein yields MSSLHVVAGLDIGGTKISAVLCDRSGNVLAAGVVPAPAREGGPAMTAAAAGLVRSLEQSAGLVVVAAGVGAAGVIDQASGTVRAASESFTDWVGYAIGPELSRALGVPVSAENDVNAFLMGELRWGSVAGSAHAIGITLGTGVGGAIAMDGRILSGPHGAAGEIGHTPGYSDLVCTCGQVGHLETLASGRSIEARYAERVGTDGASGFEIAELARVGDADATAVFDAAGHALGLAIATAANLLDVVEVVVGGGVREAWDVLEPSLSRTLAQNEPVSGIALTVHPALLGGRAVALGAAALAWPLADDPAAGVVDTEADAAAPASPVGIPA; encoded by the coding sequence ATGTCTTCGCTCCACGTGGTCGCCGGTCTCGACATCGGCGGCACCAAGATCTCGGCGGTGCTCTGCGACCGTTCGGGCAACGTCCTCGCGGCAGGCGTCGTTCCGGCGCCGGCTCGCGAGGGCGGCCCCGCCATGACGGCGGCCGCCGCCGGACTCGTGCGCTCGCTCGAGCAGAGCGCCGGGCTCGTCGTCGTCGCGGCCGGCGTCGGCGCCGCGGGCGTCATCGACCAGGCCAGCGGCACGGTGCGCGCGGCATCCGAGTCGTTCACCGACTGGGTCGGCTACGCCATCGGGCCCGAGCTGTCGCGCGCGCTCGGCGTGCCGGTCTCGGCCGAGAACGACGTGAACGCGTTCCTGATGGGCGAGCTCCGCTGGGGCTCCGTCGCCGGATCGGCGCACGCCATCGGCATCACGCTCGGAACGGGTGTGGGTGGCGCGATCGCGATGGACGGCCGCATCCTGAGCGGCCCGCACGGCGCGGCCGGCGAGATCGGCCACACGCCCGGTTACAGCGACCTGGTGTGCACCTGCGGGCAGGTCGGCCACCTCGAGACGCTCGCCTCCGGCCGCTCGATCGAGGCCCGATACGCCGAGCGTGTCGGCACCGACGGCGCCTCGGGGTTCGAGATCGCCGAGCTCGCGCGGGTCGGCGACGCCGATGCCACGGCGGTCTTCGATGCGGCGGGCCATGCGCTCGGCCTCGCGATCGCCACCGCTGCGAACCTCCTCGACGTCGTCGAGGTCGTGGTCGGCGGGGGAGTGCGAGAGGCATGGGACGTGCTGGAGCCCTCGCTCTCCAGAACCCTCGCGCAGAACGAACCGGTCTCGGGCATCGCCCTGACGGTGCACCCGGCGCTGCTCGGCGGTCGCGCCGTCGCGCTCGGGGCCGCGGCGCTCGCCTGGCCGCTCGCCGACGATCCGGCGGCGGGCGTCGTCGACACCGAAGCGGATGCCGCAGCACCGGCATCGCCCGTGGGCATTCCGGCGTGA
- a CDS encoding M81 family metallopeptidase: MNDAVTTAPEASEIWMGPLGDLEPGGLARPRIGIAGISIESSTFSPHLSGDEAFTVREGAALMAYYPFLSGGSELRAAAEWVPLTHGRSLPGGAVAPETYERMKRAIIAGIRAQGPFDGFFFDIHGAMSVVGMVDAEADLARAVRAELGDATLVSTSMDLHGNVSRELLDAVDLITCYRMAPHEDVWNTKERAVFNLLTRLRSSVGADVLARRPYKAWLQVPVLLPGEKTSTRLKPARGIYAEVPVVEHAAGVVDAAVWVGYAWADEPRCQAAVVVTGDDQQVIAAEAERLARAYWEARDDFEFVADALPLAESIDAALAATDERPYLISDSGDNPTAGGAGDVSWTLGQLLDRPEFADDDLTVIHASIFDPAAVEVARNSGVGGEVAVLVGGRVDGGPSGPVPIAGTVFSITEGDPDAGAQVVIKTGGVHAIITERRKPFHHLADFTMLGLDPHAADIVVVKIGYLEPELYDLAQGWKLALTPGGVDQDLLRLGHRHLAPGVFPFEWDAPEPVLEALVTRRTTR; this comes from the coding sequence GTGAACGACGCAGTGACCACCGCACCGGAGGCATCCGAGATCTGGATGGGGCCGCTCGGCGACCTGGAGCCCGGCGGCCTCGCTCGGCCCCGCATCGGCATCGCCGGCATCTCGATCGAGTCGAGCACCTTCTCGCCGCACCTGAGCGGCGACGAGGCGTTCACCGTCCGCGAGGGCGCCGCGCTCATGGCGTACTACCCGTTCCTCTCCGGGGGATCGGAGCTGCGGGCGGCGGCCGAATGGGTGCCGCTGACGCACGGCCGGTCGCTGCCGGGCGGCGCGGTCGCGCCGGAGACGTACGAGCGGATGAAGCGTGCGATCATCGCCGGCATCCGCGCCCAAGGTCCGTTCGACGGCTTCTTCTTCGACATCCACGGCGCGATGAGCGTCGTCGGCATGGTCGACGCCGAGGCCGATCTCGCGCGAGCGGTGCGTGCCGAACTCGGCGATGCCACCCTCGTCTCGACCTCGATGGACCTGCACGGCAACGTCTCGCGCGAGCTGCTCGACGCGGTCGACCTCATCACGTGCTACCGCATGGCTCCCCATGAGGACGTGTGGAACACCAAGGAACGGGCGGTGTTCAACCTGCTCACCCGCCTGCGCTCCTCCGTCGGCGCCGACGTGCTCGCGCGCCGACCGTACAAGGCCTGGCTGCAGGTGCCCGTGCTGCTGCCCGGAGAGAAGACGAGCACCCGGCTCAAGCCCGCGCGCGGCATCTACGCCGAGGTCCCGGTGGTCGAGCACGCCGCGGGCGTCGTCGACGCCGCCGTGTGGGTCGGGTACGCCTGGGCCGACGAGCCCCGCTGCCAGGCCGCCGTCGTCGTGACCGGCGACGACCAGCAGGTCATCGCCGCCGAGGCCGAGCGGCTCGCCCGCGCCTACTGGGAGGCCCGCGACGACTTCGAGTTCGTCGCCGACGCACTGCCGCTGGCCGAGTCGATCGACGCGGCGCTCGCCGCGACCGACGAGCGGCCGTACCTGATCTCCGACTCGGGCGACAACCCGACCGCCGGCGGTGCCGGCGACGTCTCATGGACCCTCGGGCAGCTGCTCGACCGGCCGGAGTTCGCCGACGACGACCTCACCGTCATCCACGCGTCGATCTTCGACCCGGCCGCCGTGGAGGTCGCGAGGAACTCCGGCGTCGGCGGCGAGGTCGCCGTGCTCGTCGGTGGCCGCGTCGACGGCGGGCCCTCGGGCCCGGTGCCGATCGCGGGAACGGTGTTCTCGATCACCGAGGGCGACCCCGACGCCGGAGCGCAGGTCGTCATCAAGACCGGCGGGGTGCACGCGATCATCACCGAGCGCCGCAAGCCCTTCCACCACCTCGCGGACTTCACGATGCTCGGGCTCGACCCGCACGCGGCCGACATCGTCGTCGTGAAGATCGGCTACCTCGAGCCCGAGCTCTACGACCTCGCGCAGGGATGGAAGCTCGCGCTGACCCCCGGCGGCGTCGACCAGGACCTGCTGCGCCTCGGACACCGTCACCTCGCACCCGGGGTCTTCCCCTTCGAGTGGGATGCCCCCGAGCCCGTGCTCGAGGCCCTCGTGACCCGTCGAACGACTCGCTGA
- a CDS encoding alpha-L-fucosidase has translation MLNFETRIGPDFGADAPVYPAAGVPEWYRDAKLGFFVHWGLYSVPAWGTPHDGRGVPTEDAYAHHQYAEWYGNTVRIAGSPTWQRHQDVYGTGTSYEDLADRWDASAFDADAFVGSLVSAGARYVIPTTKHHEGFCLWDTATTGFNAARRGPRRDLIREFHDATRAAGAKFGVYFSGALDWHVSDFPPIESDTDLFRYRRNDERFARYSAAQLEELVERFSPDILWNDIDWPDGGKGRDEFAVAALLERYLERVPSGVVNDRWGVPHHGFLTREYTHVEDIIESPWESTRGLGFSFGYNEAEGPEHSLSGAALVRLLVDVVSKNGNLLINVGPRADGSIPELQAASMSAMGRWLGVNGDAVYGTRPWLRAGDRIGAPVSYTTSGGDVFVHAIDPAAGEIRLPSELAGAGSVTWLGAGDAAVESSSAGASVSIPDALRGEAIAVARVTP, from the coding sequence ATGCTGAACTTCGAGACCCGCATCGGACCCGACTTCGGTGCCGACGCCCCCGTCTATCCGGCCGCAGGCGTGCCCGAGTGGTACCGCGACGCGAAGCTGGGCTTCTTCGTGCACTGGGGCCTCTACTCGGTGCCGGCGTGGGGAACCCCGCACGACGGCCGCGGCGTGCCCACTGAAGACGCATACGCGCACCACCAGTACGCCGAGTGGTACGGCAACACCGTGCGCATCGCGGGCAGCCCGACGTGGCAGCGCCACCAGGACGTGTACGGCACCGGCACGAGCTACGAGGACCTCGCCGACCGCTGGGACGCGTCGGCCTTCGACGCCGACGCGTTCGTCGGCTCGCTCGTCTCGGCGGGCGCCCGCTACGTGATCCCCACGACGAAGCACCACGAGGGCTTCTGCCTGTGGGACACCGCGACCACCGGCTTCAACGCAGCCCGTCGCGGGCCGCGACGCGACCTCATCCGCGAGTTCCACGACGCCACGCGCGCCGCCGGCGCGAAGTTCGGCGTCTACTTCTCGGGTGCGCTCGACTGGCACGTCAGCGACTTCCCGCCGATCGAGTCCGACACCGACCTCTTCCGCTACCGCCGCAACGACGAGCGCTTCGCCCGCTACTCGGCCGCGCAGCTCGAGGAACTCGTCGAGCGGTTCAGCCCCGACATCCTCTGGAACGACATCGACTGGCCCGACGGCGGCAAGGGTCGCGACGAGTTCGCGGTCGCCGCGCTGCTCGAGCGCTACCTCGAACGCGTGCCGTCGGGTGTCGTCAACGATCGGTGGGGCGTGCCGCACCACGGCTTCCTGACCCGCGAGTACACGCACGTGGAGGACATCATCGAGTCGCCGTGGGAGTCCACCCGCGGTCTCGGCTTCTCGTTCGGCTACAACGAGGCCGAGGGGCCGGAGCACTCGCTCTCGGGCGCCGCGCTCGTGCGCCTGCTCGTCGACGTGGTCTCGAAGAACGGCAACCTGCTGATCAACGTGGGTCCGCGTGCCGACGGCTCGATCCCCGAGCTCCAGGCGGCGAGCATGAGCGCGATGGGCCGCTGGCTCGGGGTCAACGGCGACGCCGTCTACGGCACGCGCCCGTGGCTCCGCGCCGGAGACCGCATCGGCGCGCCCGTCTCGTACACGACGAGCGGCGGCGACGTCTTCGTGCATGCGATCGATCCGGCCGCCGGCGAGATCCGCCTGCCGTCCGAGCTCGCAGGCGCCGGCAGCGTCACCTGGCTGGGCGCCGGCGATGCCGCCGTCGAGTCGTCGAGCGCCGGGGCATCCGTGTCGATCCCCGATGCGCTGCGGGGCGAGGCGATCGCCGTCGCCCGCGTGACGCCGTGA
- a CDS encoding copper homeostasis protein CutC yields the protein MTAEPLVTVPAIEIAVQDAGGTAVAIAAGADRVELCSALVTGGLTPSIGTVLESVEAARGLGADHAVHVLVRSRAGGFVYDAREVSAMVRDIRALRSTGIAGVVIGAMRPDGTVDEPVVARLVDAADGLHTTFHRAIDTVARPSRLIDALARLGISRVLTSGAARRSIDGVAELAAMQEAAGRRLEVMAGGGVAAADIPELLDLGLAAVHLSARRSVTDPAPSGPGGGAETVDRTDPQLVRAAVAARSEWRSA from the coding sequence GTGACCGCGGAGCCGCTCGTGACCGTGCCCGCGATCGAGATCGCCGTGCAGGATGCCGGCGGCACTGCGGTCGCGATCGCGGCCGGCGCCGATCGCGTCGAACTGTGCAGCGCCCTCGTCACCGGCGGCCTCACGCCGTCGATCGGCACCGTGCTCGAGTCGGTCGAGGCGGCTCGCGGCCTCGGTGCCGACCATGCCGTGCACGTGCTCGTTCGCTCGCGCGCCGGCGGCTTCGTCTACGACGCCCGAGAGGTGTCGGCGATGGTCCGCGACATCCGCGCCCTGCGCTCGACCGGGATCGCCGGCGTCGTGATCGGGGCGATGCGCCCCGACGGCACCGTCGACGAACCCGTCGTCGCCCGGTTGGTCGACGCCGCCGACGGCCTTCACACGACCTTCCACCGCGCGATCGACACGGTCGCGCGGCCGAGCCGGCTGATCGACGCGCTGGCACGGCTCGGCATCTCACGCGTGCTGACCTCGGGCGCTGCGCGTCGCAGCATCGATGGCGTCGCCGAACTCGCCGCGATGCAGGAGGCGGCTGGGCGCCGCCTCGAGGTCATGGCCGGGGGCGGCGTCGCCGCGGCCGACATCCCGGAACTGCTCGACCTCGGGCTCGCCGCCGTGCACCTGTCGGCGCGCCGCTCGGTGACCGATCCCGCGCCGAGCGGACCGGGCGGCGGCGCCGAGACGGTGGACCGCACCGACCCCCAGCTCGTGCGCGCGGCGGTCGCCGCGCGATCGGAGTGGCGCTCGGCCTAG